The Haloarchaeobius amylolyticus genome window below encodes:
- a CDS encoding GNAT family N-acetyltransferase, giving the protein MSDDARRSCEFLGWPADEPTLRLDYRRFSYAGKFVMTSTGKAVVRGPAHAIDDSRPDAGEYDRDVLAAVAFNEDRTDAGTLWLRYVTVREDHRGEGIGPDLVGFVVDRAREDGYDRARIAVNNPYSYEALYRAGFGYTGRQTGLAELVLENPDPAADADEPSRYREGLGAFTDREDLSAAEREFVAEKRERGPPPR; this is encoded by the coding sequence GTGTCAGACGACGCCCGGCGTTCGTGCGAGTTCCTCGGCTGGCCCGCCGACGAGCCGACGCTCCGGCTCGACTACCGGCGGTTCAGCTACGCCGGGAAGTTCGTCATGACGAGTACGGGCAAGGCCGTCGTCCGGGGGCCAGCACACGCCATCGACGACTCCCGACCCGACGCCGGCGAGTACGACCGGGACGTGCTGGCCGCCGTCGCGTTCAACGAGGACCGGACCGACGCCGGCACCCTCTGGCTCCGGTACGTCACGGTCCGCGAGGACCACCGCGGCGAGGGCATCGGCCCCGACCTCGTCGGGTTCGTGGTCGACCGGGCCCGCGAGGACGGGTACGACCGGGCCCGCATCGCGGTCAACAACCCCTACTCCTACGAGGCGCTCTACCGCGCTGGCTTCGGCTACACCGGCCGCCAGACCGGGCTCGCGGAGCTGGTCCTCGAGAACCCCGACCCCGCCGCGGACGCGGACGAACCGTCCCGGTACCGCGAGGGGCTGGGCGCCTTCACCGACCGCGAGGACCTCTCCGCCGCCGAGCGCGAGTTCGTCGCCGAGAAGCGCGAGCGCGGGCCCCCGCCGCGCTGA
- a CDS encoding class I SAM-dependent methyltransferase, translating into MDRSPSNTRDTYDRIAAHFAKTREYAWPEVESFVADAPEGGRGLDLGCGNCRHAELLAGNCDSVVGLDLSRGLLETGRERAADHGFAVDLVQADAARLPLRDATVDLAVYVATLHHLPTGDARRASLDELARVLAPGGRALVSAWSTAHDTFDREDSFDTEVDWTLPGGVTVPRFYHIYSPAEFDADLAASDLTVHASEVSSGNCYATVAGSKG; encoded by the coding sequence ATGGACCGCTCCCCGTCGAACACCCGCGACACCTACGACCGCATCGCGGCCCACTTCGCGAAGACCCGGGAGTACGCCTGGCCGGAGGTCGAGTCCTTCGTCGCGGACGCGCCCGAGGGCGGCCGGGGGCTCGACCTCGGCTGTGGCAACTGCCGCCACGCCGAGTTGCTGGCCGGCAACTGCGACAGCGTGGTCGGTCTCGACCTCTCCCGCGGCCTGCTGGAGACCGGACGCGAGCGCGCCGCCGACCACGGCTTCGCGGTCGACCTCGTACAGGCCGACGCTGCCCGACTCCCCCTCCGGGATGCCACGGTCGACCTCGCGGTCTACGTCGCGACCCTCCACCACCTGCCGACCGGGGACGCGCGCCGGGCCAGCCTCGACGAACTCGCCCGCGTGCTCGCCCCCGGCGGCCGCGCCCTCGTCTCCGCGTGGTCGACCGCCCACGACACTTTCGACCGCGAGGACTCCTTCGACACCGAGGTCGACTGGACCCTGCCCGGCGGCGTCACCGTCCCGAGATTCTACCACATCTACTCGCCCGCGGAGTTCGACGCCGACCTCGCGGCCAGCGACCTGACTGTCCATGCCAGCGAGGTCTCCTCCGGGAACTGCTACGCGACGGTGGCCGGTTCGAAAGGGTAA
- a CDS encoding response regulator, which translates to MSRPTVRLLHVDDDPAFTELVGTVLEKTDDSLEITSVTSPTSALSMLEEDSPDCIVSDYDMPEMNGLALLREVREREAEIPFVLFTGKGSEEVASEAISAGVSDYLQKSGGLEKYEILANRVRNLVEKYHAERRSRQLMAAIESVGQGVSLLNPAGEFVFANDAYATCFGYEPDELVGEHWSLLYETDADIEHMHGVVESIPENGYWTGQTRQVRKDQSKVLLNHQLAFAQDRTMICTVGEPRDAAGSEPIVVDGQVFDEDSPAGVPQ; encoded by the coding sequence ATGAGCCGCCCGACGGTCCGTCTCCTGCACGTCGACGACGACCCTGCATTCACCGAGCTGGTCGGTACTGTCCTCGAGAAGACCGACGACAGTCTGGAGATTACGTCGGTGACGTCGCCGACGAGTGCACTGTCGATGCTCGAGGAGGACAGTCCCGACTGCATCGTCAGCGACTACGACATGCCGGAGATGAACGGGCTGGCACTGTTACGCGAGGTCAGGGAGCGTGAGGCCGAGATACCGTTCGTGCTGTTCACGGGCAAGGGCTCCGAGGAGGTGGCCAGCGAGGCCATCTCCGCCGGGGTGTCCGACTACCTCCAGAAGTCGGGTGGGCTCGAGAAGTACGAGATACTCGCGAACCGCGTCCGGAACCTGGTCGAGAAGTACCACGCCGAACGCCGGAGTCGGCAGTTGATGGCCGCCATCGAGTCGGTCGGCCAGGGCGTCAGCCTGCTGAACCCGGCTGGCGAGTTCGTCTTCGCCAACGACGCCTACGCGACGTGCTTCGGGTACGAGCCCGACGAGCTGGTCGGCGAGCACTGGTCGCTGCTGTACGAGACCGACGCCGACATCGAGCACATGCACGGGGTGGTGGAGTCCATCCCCGAGAACGGCTACTGGACCGGACAGACCAGACAGGTCCGCAAGGACCAGAGCAAGGTCCTGTTGAACCACCAGCTCGCGTTCGCGCAGGACCGCACGATGATCTGTACGGTCGGCGAACCACGGGACGCCGCAGGCTCGGAACCCATCGTGGTCGACGGGCAGGTGTTCGACGAGGACAGCCCGGCGGGCGTCCCACAGTAG
- a CDS encoding DUF5793 family protein: MRRDYFTLQVSNVDWVEEDEGTPAKPTVTIEFEGPVSTLRERLTGTDGEPLEAAETDVAFRLQDSLDGEAPRGVVSVTNRVTGDFILELNEDADDVLTFIKAARRYGESADGEGEYTVEVSLEGESFVTYDKSTFLVYNEEGGLLRSQSLIPSGVEL, from the coding sequence ATGAGGCGCGACTACTTCACGCTGCAGGTCAGCAACGTCGACTGGGTCGAGGAGGACGAGGGCACCCCCGCGAAACCGACCGTAACCATCGAGTTCGAGGGGCCAGTCTCGACGCTCCGAGAGCGCCTCACAGGCACCGACGGCGAACCGCTCGAGGCCGCAGAGACCGACGTGGCGTTCCGGCTCCAGGACTCGCTCGACGGCGAGGCCCCCCGCGGCGTCGTGAGCGTCACGAACCGCGTCACGGGCGACTTCATCCTCGAACTCAACGAGGACGCCGACGACGTGCTCACGTTCATCAAGGCGGCCCGTCGCTACGGCGAGTCCGCCGATGGCGAGGGCGAGTACACCGTCGAGGTGTCTCTCGAAGGCGAGTCGTTCGTCACCTACGACAAGAGCACGTTCCTCGTCTACAACGAGGAGGGCGGGCTCCTCCGGAGTCAGAGCCTGATCCCGAGCGGCGTCGAACTCTAG
- a CDS encoding RAD55 family ATPase, with protein MYDVSGRLPVGELRPGTNVLVTGPAMSGKYDLCCALLRDGLELGDGALVVTTQNDAGSVREAVRGPDTDTPTLGIVDCVSKERGVDPPDHDLNRFVSSPGEFTGIGMASSRLLEEFAQRNDRTRVALDSISQLLMYADVKTVFRFLHILTGRISAAQSIGFATLDESAHDEQTVNTVRQLFDGMVQTRTGEDGRELRVVGLGGEPTAWTAF; from the coding sequence ATGTACGACGTGAGCGGGCGGCTCCCCGTCGGGGAGCTTCGGCCGGGCACGAACGTGCTCGTGACGGGACCGGCGATGTCCGGGAAGTACGACCTCTGCTGTGCACTGCTGCGGGACGGCCTCGAACTCGGGGACGGTGCGCTGGTCGTGACGACGCAGAACGACGCCGGGTCGGTCCGGGAGGCGGTCCGCGGGCCCGACACCGACACGCCGACTCTCGGCATCGTCGACTGCGTCTCGAAGGAGCGAGGGGTCGACCCACCGGACCACGACCTGAACCGGTTCGTCTCCTCGCCCGGCGAGTTCACCGGTATCGGGATGGCGTCATCGCGGCTGCTCGAGGAGTTCGCCCAGCGCAACGACCGGACCCGCGTGGCCCTCGACTCCATCTCCCAGCTCCTGATGTACGCCGACGTCAAGACCGTGTTCCGGTTCCTCCACATCCTGACCGGGCGCATCAGCGCCGCCCAGAGCATCGGCTTCGCCACGCTGGACGAGAGCGCACACGACGAACAGACCGTCAACACGGTGCGCCAGCTCTTCGACGGGATGGTACAGACGCGGACCGGAGAGGACGGAAGAGAACTGCGTGTCGTCGGCCTCGGCGGCGAGCCGACGGCGTGGACCGCCTTCTAG
- a CDS encoding type II secretion system F family protein, producing MSWANYVPLVLAICIALPVVLSPVSVYADRIVTRFSLIIFGKYISQRGRKRNRRKQLLRAAHIPTTYRTYASKTALYTAAAALVGSILGMYFIWLGLIILAIDAETIRAVFPPELHFLANFVGLPTISVFELFALMAVTSLTLGASFAGMTYWYRWWYPDYRGDERERRIEASLPRTIAFIYALSRSGMEFPKVMRILAENQHIYGESAEEVHVAVRNMDMFGQDMITAIHTMARRSPSSQFKEFAENLASVLQSGRSLSEFLHQQYRDFQEEAESQQEKLLDLLATLAEAYVTVLVAGPLFLITILVVLGIAVGDTLDPLRVFVYVILPCANLIFILYLLSATDTIATSRGYENVEAPVDGLSGVRRANAPQTDGGYDGYDDAGNVARLKAYRQFRSLRSILGNPFRTVVEKPLALLWVTVPLALLIVLLRLPGVVDAGGLNIREFDDLLIQAALFVIGTFAIAYEVHRRRAEAIEAAVPDLLDRLASVNEAGMTVVESIERVRRSELGALDTELDRVWADIRWGADIETALRRFEARMRTQIISRVVTITTKAMNASGDLATVLRIAANQAKADRRLKRARRQEMVTYMVVVYLAFFVFLFIVVVLSIVLIPSLPEGGTTAAMNATGGGTASAQNVPAVGGVGQTGSIDKDEYILVFFHTTIIQGLLSGLVAGQLSSGDIRTGAKHAAILIAMAYATFIVLIPGP from the coding sequence ATGTCCTGGGCGAACTACGTCCCGCTGGTCCTCGCCATCTGCATCGCGCTCCCGGTGGTGCTCTCGCCCGTCAGCGTCTACGCCGACCGCATCGTCACCCGGTTCTCGCTCATCATCTTCGGGAAGTACATCAGCCAGCGCGGGCGCAAGCGCAACCGTCGCAAACAGCTCCTCCGGGCGGCGCACATCCCGACCACGTACCGGACATACGCCTCCAAGACGGCGCTCTACACCGCCGCCGCGGCCCTCGTCGGCTCCATCCTCGGGATGTACTTCATCTGGCTCGGGCTCATCATCCTCGCCATCGACGCGGAGACCATCCGGGCGGTGTTCCCCCCGGAGTTGCACTTCCTCGCGAACTTCGTCGGCCTCCCGACCATCTCCGTCTTCGAGCTGTTCGCGCTCATGGCCGTGACCAGCCTCACGCTGGGCGCCTCCTTCGCCGGGATGACGTACTGGTACCGCTGGTGGTACCCGGACTACCGCGGGGACGAGCGCGAGCGGCGCATCGAGGCGTCGCTGCCCCGCACCATCGCGTTCATCTACGCGCTCTCGCGGTCTGGCATGGAGTTCCCGAAGGTCATGCGCATCCTCGCCGAGAACCAGCACATCTACGGCGAGTCCGCCGAGGAGGTCCACGTCGCGGTGCGGAACATGGACATGTTCGGCCAGGACATGATCACCGCCATCCACACGATGGCGCGGCGCTCGCCGAGTTCGCAGTTCAAGGAGTTCGCGGAGAACCTCGCCAGCGTCCTCCAGTCCGGGCGGTCGCTCTCGGAGTTCCTCCACCAGCAGTACCGCGACTTCCAGGAGGAGGCCGAGTCTCAGCAGGAGAAGTTGCTCGACCTGCTTGCGACGCTCGCGGAGGCCTACGTCACCGTCCTCGTCGCCGGGCCGCTCTTCCTCATCACCATCCTCGTCGTCCTCGGCATCGCGGTCGGTGACACCCTCGACCCGCTTCGCGTGTTTGTCTACGTCATCCTCCCCTGTGCGAACCTCATCTTCATCCTCTACCTGCTCTCGGCGACCGACACCATCGCCACGAGCCGCGGGTACGAGAACGTCGAGGCGCCCGTCGACGGCCTCTCGGGCGTCCGCCGGGCGAACGCGCCCCAGACCGACGGTGGCTACGACGGGTACGACGACGCCGGGAACGTCGCGCGCCTGAAGGCGTACCGGCAGTTCCGGTCCCTGCGGTCCATCCTGGGGAACCCGTTCCGGACCGTGGTCGAGAAACCCCTCGCGCTCCTGTGGGTGACGGTTCCGCTCGCTCTCCTCATCGTCCTCCTCCGGCTCCCCGGCGTCGTCGACGCCGGTGGCCTGAACATCCGCGAGTTCGACGACCTCCTCATCCAGGCGGCCCTGTTCGTCATCGGTACCTTCGCCATCGCCTACGAGGTCCACCGACGCCGCGCCGAGGCCATCGAGGCCGCCGTCCCGGACCTGCTCGACCGCCTCGCCAGCGTCAACGAAGCCGGGATGACCGTCGTCGAGTCCATCGAGCGCGTCCGCCGGTCCGAACTCGGGGCGCTCGACACCGAACTCGACCGCGTCTGGGCCGACATCCGATGGGGCGCCGACATCGAGACCGCGCTGCGCCGGTTCGAGGCGCGCATGCGGACCCAGATCATCTCGCGCGTCGTCACCATCACGACGAAGGCGATGAACGCCAGCGGCGACCTCGCGACGGTGCTGCGCATCGCCGCGAACCAGGCGAAGGCCGACCGCCGGCTGAAGCGCGCCCGTCGCCAGGAGATGGTGACCTACATGGTCGTCGTCTACCTCGCGTTCTTCGTCTTCCTGTTCATCGTGGTGGTCCTCTCCATCGTGCTCATCCCGAGCCTCCCGGAGGGTGGCACGACCGCGGCGATGAACGCGACCGGCGGCGGGACCGCAAGCGCCCAGAACGTCCCCGCGGTGGGTGGAGTCGGCCAGACCGGCAGCATCGACAAGGACGAGTACATCCTCGTGTTCTTCCACACGACCATCATCCAGGGGCTGCTCTCGGGCCTCGTCGCCGGCCAGCTCTCCTCGGGCGACATCCGGACCGGGGCCAAGCACGCGGCCATCCTCATCGCGATGGCCTACGCGACGTTCATCGTCCTCATCCCCGGGCCCTGA
- a CDS encoding phosphopentomutase/phosphoglucosamine mutase, with product MTLFGTAGIRGPVAEVVTPELALAVGRAAGLDGETFVVGRDGRETGSALAAAMEAGLESSGADVYRVGQVPTPALAFASQGRRGVMITASHNPPADNGIKMLADGVEYDRDAEVRLEDRVETGTPRVEWDEWGTGHREAVLEKYRDAVAEYARDIGGREESPLSGLRVAVDCGTGMASLATPQVLKRLGAEVVALNANVDGHFPARESKPTPETLTDLIAFLDEGDFDLGIAHDGDADRIVVVAPDGEVVHEDTVLAMLAGHYTAEADVTDPVVVTTPNASARIDEQVEAAGGRVERVRLGALHEGIAREREAGTDETSVVFAAEPWKHIHSAFGGWIDGVVSAAVISRLVAEHDGLAALRAPITERPYRKVSVDCPDDAKADTMELLATTLPETFPEGSVDTDYGVRIDRPDGSWVLVRPSGTEPYVRVYAESEDVDALVETAVTTVEDAVDSVQ from the coding sequence ATGACACTGTTCGGGACAGCTGGAATCCGCGGTCCGGTCGCGGAGGTAGTGACGCCGGAGCTGGCGCTCGCGGTCGGCCGCGCCGCGGGCCTCGACGGCGAGACGTTCGTGGTCGGGCGAGACGGCCGGGAGACGGGGTCGGCCCTCGCGGCCGCGATGGAGGCCGGACTGGAGAGTTCGGGTGCCGACGTGTACCGGGTGGGGCAGGTGCCGACGCCGGCGCTGGCGTTCGCCTCGCAGGGTCGCCGTGGCGTCATGATCACGGCCAGCCACAACCCGCCGGCCGACAACGGCATCAAGATGCTCGCGGACGGGGTGGAGTACGACCGCGACGCCGAGGTACGGCTGGAGGACCGCGTCGAGACCGGGACGCCCCGCGTCGAGTGGGACGAGTGGGGGACCGGCCACCGGGAGGCCGTCCTCGAGAAGTACCGCGACGCCGTCGCCGAGTACGCCCGTGACATCGGTGGTCGCGAGGAGTCGCCGCTGTCGGGCCTTCGCGTCGCCGTCGACTGCGGCACCGGGATGGCGAGCCTGGCGACCCCGCAGGTGCTCAAGCGTCTCGGGGCCGAGGTCGTCGCACTCAACGCCAACGTCGATGGGCACTTCCCCGCCCGCGAGTCGAAACCGACGCCGGAGACCCTGACCGACCTCATCGCCTTCCTCGATGAGGGCGACTTCGACCTCGGCATCGCCCACGACGGCGACGCCGACCGCATCGTCGTCGTTGCTCCCGACGGCGAGGTCGTCCACGAGGACACCGTGCTGGCGATGCTGGCCGGCCACTACACGGCGGAAGCTGACGTGACCGACCCCGTCGTGGTGACCACGCCGAACGCCTCGGCACGCATCGACGAGCAGGTCGAGGCCGCCGGCGGCCGGGTCGAACGGGTCCGGCTCGGGGCACTGCACGAAGGTATCGCCCGCGAGCGCGAGGCCGGCACCGACGAGACGAGCGTGGTCTTCGCCGCCGAACCCTGGAAGCACATCCACTCCGCCTTCGGCGGCTGGATCGACGGCGTCGTCAGCGCCGCGGTCATCTCCCGACTGGTCGCCGAACACGACGGCCTGGCCGCCCTCCGTGCCCCCATCACGGAGCGCCCGTACCGGAAGGTGAGCGTCGACTGTCCCGACGACGCGAAGGCGGACACGATGGAGTTGCTCGCGACCACCCTCCCGGAGACGTTCCCCGAGGGGTCGGTCGACACCGACTACGGGGTCCGCATCGACCGCCCGGACGGCTCGTGGGTGCTCGTCCGCCCGAGTGGTACCGAACCGTACGTCCGGGTCTACGCCGAGAGCGAGGACGTCGATGCACTGGTCGAGACCGCCGTGACGACCGTCGAGGACGCGGTCGACAGCGTCCAGTAG
- a CDS encoding type II/IV secretion system ATPase subunit produces the protein MSHQNEQRSDAPSSLQSDGVSDSAASLAATSTASSLTERIKRTLQMLRGTTISREPYYPDEHGSLVTFDGLDGYEEVDRYWVNAPYAFVSINHDPNANESLYYVVEPELDDYEHALLETLFEDIRDPLVYRRDLDEKDSEQVLDDALLEHLERYGADVDMRTYHKLLYYLWRAFRGYGKLDPVMHDPHVEDISCDGYDLPLFVYHDDYTDIETNVSFAAEELDNFVVRLAQHSGRHISIGDPMVETTLPDGSRAELALGEEVTPRGSAFTIRKYAEEPFTPIDLLDYGTFNIDQMAFLWLAIENNKSLIFAGGTASGKTTSMNAISMFIPPRSKVLTIEDTRELTLYHDNWLSSVTRERLHEGTDVTMYDLLRSALRHRPEYIIVGEVRGEEAITLFQAMNTGHTTYSTMHADSVRTVINRLENEPINVPRSMVQSLDVLCVQTLTRLEGERVRRNKTIAEIEGIDQRTGELDYSTAFTWNANDDTFTSSGSEVLDEIRDERGWSQQEMLSELRNRRRFLEYLWEKDITDYRRFTAMINEYYADAERAMAQIEPTEEEPEPAEAEAESD, from the coding sequence ATGTCACATCAGAACGAGCAACGGTCGGATGCACCGTCCAGTCTCCAGTCCGATGGGGTCAGCGACAGCGCCGCGAGCCTCGCGGCCACCTCGACGGCGTCCTCCCTGACGGAACGCATCAAGCGGACCCTGCAGATGCTCCGCGGCACGACCATCTCCAGGGAGCCGTACTACCCCGACGAACACGGGTCGCTGGTGACGTTCGACGGCCTCGACGGCTACGAGGAGGTGGACCGCTACTGGGTGAACGCGCCCTACGCCTTCGTGTCCATCAACCACGACCCGAACGCAAACGAGTCGCTCTACTACGTCGTCGAACCGGAGCTCGACGACTACGAGCACGCCCTGCTGGAGACCCTGTTCGAGGACATCCGGGACCCGCTAGTCTACCGGCGCGACCTCGACGAGAAGGACAGCGAGCAGGTGCTCGACGACGCCCTGCTCGAACACCTCGAGCGGTACGGCGCCGACGTGGACATGCGGACCTACCACAAGCTACTGTACTACCTCTGGCGGGCCTTCCGCGGGTACGGCAAGCTCGACCCGGTGATGCACGACCCGCACGTGGAGGACATCTCCTGTGACGGGTACGACCTCCCGCTGTTCGTCTACCACGACGACTACACCGACATCGAGACCAACGTCTCGTTCGCGGCCGAGGAACTGGACAACTTCGTCGTCCGGCTGGCCCAGCACTCCGGCCGGCACATCTCCATCGGCGACCCGATGGTCGAGACGACGCTGCCCGACGGCTCGCGTGCCGAACTCGCTCTCGGGGAGGAGGTCACCCCGCGCGGGTCGGCGTTCACCATCCGCAAGTACGCCGAGGAGCCGTTCACGCCCATCGACCTGCTCGACTACGGGACGTTCAACATCGACCAGATGGCGTTCCTCTGGCTCGCCATCGAGAACAACAAGTCGCTCATCTTCGCCGGTGGGACGGCATCCGGGAAGACCACGAGCATGAACGCTATCTCGATGTTCATCCCGCCCCGGTCGAAGGTGCTGACCATCGAGGACACCCGCGAACTCACGCTGTACCACGACAACTGGCTCTCCTCCGTGACCAGGGAACGCCTCCACGAGGGGACCGACGTGACGATGTACGACCTGCTGCGCTCGGCACTCCGGCACCGCCCCGAGTACATCATCGTCGGCGAGGTCCGCGGTGAAGAGGCCATCACGCTGTTCCAGGCGATGAACACCGGGCACACGACCTACTCGACGATGCACGCCGACTCGGTCCGCACCGTCATCAACCGCCTCGAGAACGAACCCATCAACGTCCCCCGGTCGATGGTCCAGAGCCTCGACGTGCTCTGCGTGCAGACGCTGACCCGCCTCGAGGGCGAGCGCGTCCGCCGGAACAAGACCATCGCCGAGATCGAGGGCATCGACCAGCGGACCGGCGAACTCGACTACTCGACCGCGTTCACCTGGAACGCGAACGACGACACCTTCACCTCCTCGGGCTCGGAGGTGCTCGACGAGATCCGCGACGAGCGCGGCTGGTCACAGCAGGAGATGCTGAGCGAACTCCGGAACCGGCGTCGGTTCCTCGAGTACCTCTGGGAGAAGGACATCACGGACTACCGGCGGTTCACGGCGATGATAAACGAGTACTACGCCGACGCCGAGCGCGCCATGGCCCAGATAGAACCGACCGAGGAGGAGCCCGAACCGGCCGAAGCCGAGGCCGAGAGCGACTGA
- a CDS encoding BMP family lipoprotein, which produces MKGDRRTFLKSAGVAGTIALAGCISSTDDSGSTETTTEGSTDESGGDGTETQTEQTTSGGEMAANIGMVYATGGLGDKSFNDMAQRGAQEAKDELGISFSQAQPETNSDFKPAQRQFAQSTDPNYDLVCCIGFAQTDALKENASRYSDQHFMLVDSVVEADNVANYVFKEHEGSFQVGHLAGLLTSQQFSTAKAETSGDSTTLGFVGGVKAPLIEKFQAGFEAGAKYANEDIDVQSSYVGSFNDPTAGKEAAASMYDSGADIVYHASGATGLGVFQAAKEKGKFAIGVDADQSKSDPDFKEYILASMVKRVNTAVFEAIESEVNGNFKGGNVVTLGLERNGVECVYGQTLGSEIPQSVKDKVSKSREAIINGEISVPSKP; this is translated from the coding sequence ATGAAGGGTGACAGACGAACGTTTCTGAAGAGTGCTGGTGTGGCAGGCACCATCGCTCTGGCAGGATGTATCAGCAGCACAGACGATTCTGGTTCGACCGAGACGACCACTGAAGGCTCCACCGACGAGTCGGGTGGCGACGGGACCGAGACCCAGACCGAACAGACCACCTCGGGTGGCGAGATGGCTGCAAACATCGGGATGGTGTACGCGACCGGTGGCCTCGGCGACAAGTCGTTCAACGACATGGCCCAGCGCGGCGCTCAGGAAGCCAAGGACGAACTCGGCATCTCGTTCAGCCAGGCCCAGCCGGAGACCAACTCCGACTTCAAGCCCGCACAGCGCCAGTTCGCCCAGTCGACCGACCCGAACTACGACCTCGTCTGCTGTATCGGGTTCGCCCAGACGGACGCCCTGAAGGAGAACGCGAGCCGCTACTCCGACCAGCACTTCATGCTGGTCGACTCCGTCGTCGAGGCGGACAACGTCGCGAACTACGTCTTCAAGGAGCACGAGGGCTCGTTCCAGGTCGGCCACCTCGCCGGCCTACTCACGTCCCAGCAGTTCTCGACCGCGAAGGCGGAGACGAGCGGTGACTCCACGACGCTCGGCTTCGTCGGCGGCGTGAAGGCGCCCCTCATCGAGAAGTTCCAGGCCGGCTTCGAGGCCGGTGCGAAGTACGCCAACGAGGACATCGACGTGCAGTCCTCCTACGTCGGCTCGTTCAACGACCCGACCGCCGGGAAGGAGGCAGCCGCCTCGATGTACGACTCCGGCGCGGACATCGTCTACCACGCCTCCGGTGCGACCGGCCTCGGCGTCTTCCAGGCCGCCAAGGAGAAGGGCAAGTTCGCCATCGGCGTCGACGCCGACCAGTCCAAGAGCGACCCGGACTTCAAGGAGTACATCCTCGCGAGCATGGTCAAGCGCGTGAACACGGCCGTCTTCGAGGCCATCGAGTCCGAGGTCAACGGCAACTTCAAGGGTGGCAACGTCGTCACGCTCGGTCTCGAGCGCAACGGTGTCGAGTGCGTCTACGGCCAGACGCTCGGCTCCGAGATCCCGCAGTCCGTCAAGGACAAAGTGTCGAAGTCCCGCGAGGCCATCATCAACGGAGAGATCTCCGTCCCGTCCAAGCCGTAG
- a CDS encoding DUF7549 family protein: MVWINSEYTEEFAVLTAWLSMLLPWSVVYGRASLVGDATKETTVIIFRFPFFGIRYVLGSGFIDGTTLKTPLGFFNETSGQLPAQAAAHMGWTVSLGILALLLAVSVLMYMEVDEVVAKLPGRGVYVVGALMLALAGIYLWAALRLNATQNTKIIGIQQFVPVGLVGTLILVVFGALNLFAQRT; this comes from the coding sequence ATGGTCTGGATAAACTCGGAGTACACCGAGGAGTTCGCCGTCCTGACGGCGTGGCTCTCGATGCTGCTCCCGTGGTCGGTCGTCTACGGCCGCGCCTCGCTGGTCGGCGACGCCACGAAGGAGACGACGGTCATCATCTTCCGGTTCCCCTTCTTCGGCATCCGGTACGTCCTCGGTTCGGGGTTCATCGACGGGACGACCCTGAAGACGCCGCTCGGGTTCTTCAACGAGACGTCCGGGCAGCTGCCGGCCCAGGCGGCCGCCCACATGGGCTGGACGGTCTCGCTCGGCATCCTCGCGCTGTTGCTCGCCGTGAGCGTCCTGATGTACATGGAGGTCGACGAGGTCGTCGCGAAGCTCCCCGGCCGCGGCGTCTACGTCGTCGGCGCCCTCATGCTGGCCCTCGCCGGCATCTACCTCTGGGCGGCGCTCCGGCTCAACGCGACGCAGAACACCAAGATAATCGGCATCCAGCAGTTCGTCCCGGTCGGGCTCGTCGGGACGCTCATCCTCGTCGTCTTCGGTGCGCTGAACCTGTTCGCACAGCGCACTTAG